In Conger conger chromosome 9, fConCon1.1, whole genome shotgun sequence, the genomic stretch GATTCCATAACAAGTTCAAATTGAgtcttgacccaggtctggctgaGTTATTATAACCTGGGAAAGTGTTGTGGCATACAAGGAATGAGGTGGTTGGTGTTGGGGGCAGTTTTGGGGACCATGTTTGGAATCTGTGTGCTGATCTTtgccgcctcccccccccccccccccccccacagctcaATCAGTTTAAGCAACTGGAGCAGGAAGTGATCAAGCCAGTGGACAATGACATCACCCAGTGGATTTCCGCCGCAGGCCCCTCCCCTTCTTcggactcctcctcctcctcttcctcgcagGGCGGCGAGTCGCAGCTGGGCgagtgggacaggaagctgCTGCACTTCTACTCTGAGCAGTGCGAGGCGCACTTCGTCACGCTGCTCAACGCCGTGGACGCCTTCTTCAGCTGCATCAGCGCGGGCCAGCCGCCGCGCATCTTCGTCGCCCACAGCAAGTTCGTCATCCTCAGCGCCCACAAGCTGGTGTTCATCGGGGACACCCTGTCGCGGCAGGCCGCCGCCCCCCACCTGGCGGGCCACATCATGAACTACAGCAACGCCCTGTGCGAGCTGCTCAAGACCGTGGTGGGGGCCACCAAGATGGCCGCTCTGCACTACCCCAACACCGCCGCCCTGCAGGAAATGGTGGACCGTGTCACCGACCTATCCCATCAGGCGCAGCAGTTCAAagtgcagctgctgcagctggcGTCCTGctgaggccccgcccccgggccCCTGTGTACAGACAGTATTCAGACAGACTGAGACCCAACACGTCCGTCCGTGTCGCATatcaaagggtttttttttttccatttgtaaaTTGTTCCGGAAAGTTTCGGTTTGTAAATACTAGGCTCTATTTTTTGTGTGTAGAttgttttataataattattattattgttattatataaaTGATGTATTATAAATAGTGAGGACTTGTCTTTGGAGGGAAACTCATTTCGGGAACATGCCTGTTTGTTGATAATACCACATTACGCACCTTATAAGAtgtcctttttcttttcatatcCGTAGAATAATGGCATACTGGTTGCTAAAAATGAGAGTACTTGTTTGTAAATAATGTGATACGTCACCCTGGGGGCGACTCAGTAAAGGATGCTTGTTTCACTAGTGTGTAGATGGGCGTGTTTTTATGAAAGTTGCTGTCACTCACGCACTGTGGGAGGGGCCCTCCGTTTGTGATGTGatgcacttttttccccattaatTTAGTAATTTAATCGAGGATGCATTGTAGGGTGTAAGTGCTGTAAGTATGTCTCCAAATTAGGCTTACAttatagaaaatataaaaaaccaTGCATTGCCATCCTAAATTAATTGCAACTGGTTCTCTCACTAAAGAATGGAATTAAATGCAGGCTTTAGACGAGTGTTCCTCAGTGGTAGTTCCAGCCGTAACTACAGTTATGCCATCATACATCAACAGCTTTGTGTGgcaatgtgtcactgtctgtTCCTCTGAAGATGGCTGCTATTGTGTCCTACCTGGTAATAAATCTGCAGTGTCATGCTGTATTTTCAAGTGGTTTGCAACCCTGTATTGTATACACAAAGTCTGTGACATTATACTGATCGGAGGCTGAAATATCTGTAAAGaccatttcccagcatgcaaagCAAGCCAGTATGTGAACTAGCAGACGATCTTAGCAGCATTTGGGAGTTCGGTTTGAGGAACTAGGGGAAatacaattctttttttaacaggTTGCTGTATGTTAATGGCAAGAGTCCAAAATAATAAGAACAGTACGTATGAAAGTCTAAATGGGTCATTCTCGTGTCTTATTTGTCACAAACTTGAATGAGGAAATCCAGTTAGCTACTTGAAAAGGACCAACGACAGTAGGCTACGCCCGTGCAGGACActaataaagtttattatacCAGTTCATCATCCCATCGGCAAAAGTTGCCTTAGGACCAGACTGTTAttcataaatacagtatgtacttttTGAAGCCAGCAATTATGCCTGAAATATCCAACTCGCAGTTAACATTGGCAATAAAATGAGCTCAGTGTTACTGGCAGCGGTGTTCCTGGAACAGAATCGAAAGCCACAACTCTCTCAGTAGCCTGCGAGTAAAGCAATGTACTTAACTGAACTAGCAGGCCACGGAATGCTCATCGCCTTTAAAaccgtggtcctggagagccgcagggtgtgctggcttctgttgttgctcagcacttaattgatcaagtaattaagcagttaattacagttaactcacctaacctggtttcttgggtctgaattggttgctgatattaacgCTGATATTAAAgctaaaaccagcacacccgGTAGCGCTCCAGGACCACTCCTTTAACGTAAACATAACGTCAAATGTTAAGAGTAATTCCCTACAGTGACACTGTATTGAAACTGACGTGACATTtttctgcatgtgtatgcaGCTCGGTTAATACTGAAACACAGAACCGCAGCTGACTGACCAAGCTCGAAACCATAACCAACGTTTTGGAAGTGCCAGCAGATTCCTCATCGATGCTTGATAGTAAAGAGCAGCTGGCCAGCAGGAGATTATTAAACCAATTATTAGGGCTCAAAATCCTCTCCTGGTAACTGGTGTTGTGCTTTAGAggtcacagagtaaaacccggaacccttccaaaattggaacatggactgaagtaaaagcAACTGTTCCAGGTTTAACAGTGAACCTagccagctaactcaataatcctgctttatgataTACCCTCCCGCCCTTTTCAGATAACATCTGACACCACTAATAGACACATAAATAACTCAATGTTGCAATGTAGCACACAGgaagacgcacacagacacacaaacagggtggtttcacTTTTGAGCTGATGAGAAATTCCATGGACTCAAAGGTTTGTGGCAGTCTTAAGAGATATAGGGGATATAAGTCTTAATGCCGCAACCTCGTGTCAGAAACCACTGGCCTGTTTCTGCATTTTCTTATCACCCAGCGAGGGAGGGGTTAGCAACACCACGGTGCACTTCTGTTTCTCCTCTGTCTTCCACTGTCATTCAGCAGACCCCGGGAATGGAAATCCGATTCCCGCCGATCGGAAAAACAGTCGCGCGCACCAGAGGCCAAGGAAAGTAGAGCGTGGCCAGAGCAGAGACGGTCTCCCACGGCCCCGCCTCGTCCGTTTTACTGCGCGGCTCGTCCCTTCGGGTCGACCTCAGAGCGGAGCTTTTTCGGTTGAAGCTACGCGATTTAAAACTGCGGCTGTGGGGTGGAAGCGGCAGCGGGTGCCCACAGGAGCGATTCGCTTTTGTCCGCACCGCTCCCGGGTTGCCCACGGGGACACGTAAACCAAGGGCAGAATTACAGTCAAGACTGTAAATCTGAGCTTTCTTTCCCAAGGGTATTTTTACTTGGGATAGACTCTCCTGTGGTTCCCAGCTAAGACAAACATGTGTAGCCTATATGTGTACATTTGGTACAGGAGAGTAGTGTTTAGCGATGTTGCTATATTAACAGGCCCTCTGACagtcaggagtgtgtgtgtgttcctgtgtgtactTGGGGAGAATAGTATGTGCTAGAGGGAGGTTGATGTATGAACAAGAGTTCCGGGggcagtttctgaggtactgTTTGTAAGTTTCTATTTTAGTAGGCTTTCTGACTTGCGTGCATGTGTAATAGGGAGTAATGTTTGAGCAAGACTGCTATAtttacagagtgtgtgtattgagGATAGTGTTTGGATAAGGTTGCTCTAAAAGGCTGTTTGAGTTAGgggtgtttgtgcgtgtgggtgAGGTCTTCGGTGACGCTCGTCACTAGAGTCCAATGATGTGCTGCCCTTGAGACCTTGTGGCCAGTGGGATCTCATCTCAGCTGGCTTTCCAAAACAGGTACTTAACTTGAGCAAAACCAACACCATGGAAATAGTGAGGCAGCCAGTCAAAACACAGCCGAACATGGCTGAGGACTGAATCAGCGCTCGAAACGCCCCTCCTGCCGTGCATTATGTCCTGTGGAGGAACGGCAGCCCAGATTGGGTCCCGGGTCTATTACCAGCCGGGAGAGCGGCGGCaggatgatgtcacttccttgGCTTACCGCAGTCATTTCCTGTTTGGCATCTGTAGACTGTGCAGCTCCAGCGTTGGTACTGTGGAGCTATTTTTCTGCAAACCCTCACAGCTGCACGTAGTTATCCGACTGTGGGTTTTCTGCCCAGCCTCCCGTACTGAAATCAACTTCCATTGAAATGCTGCCCCCTTGTGTCTACGCACATTCTTCACATAGGTCTGCTTGGAAATCTAATCAGCCAGAGTGAACAGCACTGTTTCCTTACGTGTCACTTATGCTTTATAAGCTAGCGATGAAAAGAAGCAAAGCGGCATATCGACGCTCTTCACCTGCATAGTCCAGCCATTTCAGGAAGACTAAACAAAATTACCTACATATGTATGGTAACACGTACTACCGTTCCTGGCAGCAGTAGTTGTAGGCCTACTGTTGGTAAAAGCAAGAGATTGTCCAGTGAAATTGCTTGTGGTGGACACAGTACTACAGTTGCTGGACGGACAAATTAATGTACTTTCAGAGCCCGATCCATAGTCCTCCCCATCCCATCTTCCATCCCTCCAGTTGCGTTTGAGAGTGTTGTAGAATCTGTCAAGGTTTATTGCAATGGTTCTGGTGCCACTGGCATCTGTATCTGGACATAAGACATGCCCCCATCTAACACCATTGACGGGCCACAGTCTCTGTATAGGTTACAGACACTTTAATCCCATCAATCACAcatgaagtaactccatgcatAGAAAACTGCACAGTCTATTTgcttacatatattttttaagaaatattTATTATGATGGTCGATTACAGCTCttgcattaaaaacaaaaaaaaaaggaaaatgaaaaccaGTACGTGTAAAAACGACCGTTCGTACTGCTGGCTAGGATCGGTGAGGCGTGAAAACCTGAAAAAACGCCCGCTCAGAACACAGCTTCGCTGCGGGACAGTGTGGTGGGGCAGGTACACGCGCCAACGCGCTTATGAAAATGCTCTTAGGGCATCTTCGCCACGACACGCGCCAGTCTCTGGAGGTCAGAAGGTCACGGTGATGTCACAGGAGGGCCTCTGGACGGTGGTTCAGGACATTACGCGGCAAACCGTTCTGTTCCACATTCTCACTGACCAGAGGGGGGCCCGAGTAAAACAATCGCACATTCTTCCCACGAGGAACCGAGAGTATCTCACAGTGACAACTAAAAAGTGTCAATTAAAAAGTGTCAAATTAGAGTGACTGAGGACTGTCAGTTTAAAACTTTCTTCCGCATAGTTTCCCTGCGAAAATAGGTCAAGCTCACAGTTGcgagttattttttttaactactCAAGCTAagttacacacacgcatgctctcACACATCCTTGTGTAATAGGACCACCAGTGGTCTTGTAGGTTGGGTGAAGCTCATCAGCCAATGAGAGTGGCCCACACTGTGAGGTCAACCGTGAAGGCTGGGGAAACTGGGGGACAGAGAGGTGTGCCCTGAAACACAGCTGCACAGGTAGGTGTGCCTAAAGTACTACTTgcgagagggagggatgtgGAGGGGAGGTACAGGAACATTGCATTTCGATGGCCTTTCACGTCAACATCAGCAGCTCGGCGAGGGTGCAGAGGGGCGGTCTATGTGGCCGCTTCAGGTGAGACTAGCCTCTGCCGGGGGGTCTTTGGACGCTGGCGAGGGCCAGAGGCGGAGCTGCGATCGGCCTCGGGCTGGGCTGGCTCCGAGTCACTGCGCTGGGCCCCGCTGTCGCCCACAAGCTCCCTCAGGAATTTAAACTTGGAGAGGAAGAGCTGCCATACCACATACCAGCCTGCAGAGGGAGACAAAGACAAGAAAGTGTGAGATACAACCGCAACTACAAGGGCCAGtttcagacacagattaaacttAGTACTGGAccaaatttgcatttgtataggTTTGTATGGAGAGTCTCCATTCAAAGTAGATTTTAGTCTCGAACTAGGCTTCAGCTGCGTCTGCGAAATAGACCTTTAGTTTCGTTTTTCCAGAACATTAAGCTCTGGGGAAGCATTATGGCCCGGGCGAAAACAGTCAGTCATGTTTTATATGAATAAAAGTCCAATAACAACAACACATGTGCAAAGTAAATAATGATTATTCAAAATGCATAGgcgaaatataaaaatataaaaaatacattcactcAAACCTCATAAAAACATTTAGTttgttagaaaaaaaaaagtctaggggaaaaaaagaaaagaaaaagaaatcagaGGAATTCTTCAAGTGAACGGTCCTATGATCTGTCCAAGCGGTCTGTGGTGTTACTTAATAAGGAATGCGTGACCTTCGCACCAGGCAGTCAGAGCAGAATGAGACTGTTCCACAGGGCAGCTGCGACTACACCGtctccagcccagcccagctccgCCCTGCACCCACATCTATTAATAGACTCTGTTACTGAAGCCCAGCTCCAGTTTGGCATTATCGTCTTCTCCGGGCCTCCAGAAGCAAGTGGAGAGAGATGTCAGCGGCGTTTGTGTGCGGTTCCCACTGCCCCTTTCGCTCTGCGTCTCTGGCCTCTGCCATCACCGTATCTCACCGGGCAGCAGGTGTCCTGGACAGAGACTTCCTCCCCCAGCCTCTCAACTGAAGCTCAAAACACTGCCGAAAAGCAGCGGCTTGGGGGTCACACTGCAGGACGGCAGTGCAGGTGCTCATTGGCTGCCTGCTAAAAACAGGCTTACAGGCAACTACTGCCACAGAATGCACGGAAGTGAGAGCCACAAAACAATACAgacattttatatataatatacaaacACCAATTAACATTTCCTCAATAACATGTAAGCGctaacacaaacatacacacattgagcactttattaggtatttattattattattaatttttttttgacttattagatcacatttctccctcattcagacatttggtctgagaaatagctgaacctctttatgcatagattttatgcatttagttactgccacatgactggctgattaaatatttgcattaacaagctggtgaacaagtctacctaataaactgagtgtatatagccaCTACTGGCAAAGCTCTGTTGTGGCTGCGTAAGGCCACACGCATATAcctactcacatacacaaacacatacgtatgcgttaataatgtgtttttgagAGAATGTTCCACTATTTTTGTGCTATGAATTTCAAAAGGAATAGTGTGACAGGCTTATCCCATTTGTCAAATACTGCAAAGCAGCCATGTATGTATGTCTCTACAGTTATGTTCCTGTGGCTAAAAGTATTCTGAACTGCACCCACCAATTAATGAACACGCAAAACATCATGTCACTGAAAACGTAGGAGATTCATCACCAGCACCTTCCCGTTTCCTATATTTAAACAAGGCAATACAAGTAATTCACAAGTCAGTCTGCATCCACTCTA encodes the following:
- the smim13 gene encoding small integral membrane protein 13, encoding MWQSVGLTVLVIVATLVCVFLFMLFGWYVVWQLFLSKFKFLRELVGDSGAQRSDSEPAQPEADRSSASGPRQRPKTPRQRLVSPEAAT